DNA from Agarilytica rhodophyticola:
AAAGAAAGAGAACAATTTTTGCTGCTACTCGATCAGTTATAATATTAATAACAATATAAAAAGGCCCGTTGTCACGGCGGGCTATCCTTTCATACGGCCGCTTCATCCAGGGCCTGTTCCCTTTAGTTATCGCATCTGTTAGTGTCTGTTCTAAATGCGCCCCACCTGTTACCTCTATACTTTATAGCGGATCATAATTATGACTAAACTGTCTCGTCGAAATTTTATCTCAATTGTAAGTTCATCGGCTGTCGTCTCAGCATCTACCATCTATAGCCGCGATATATTTGCACTGAGTAAAAAAGAAAAACTAGGTGTGGCGCTAGTAGGTCTTGGGTATTACAGCCGCGATCTATTAGCTCCCTCCATGCAGTTGACTCAGCACTGTGAGCTCAAAGGTATCGTCACTGGTAGCCCTCACAAAATCCCAGTTTGGCAAAAAAAATATGGCATTCCTGATAGCAACGTATATTCCTACGAAACTATGCATCAAATAGCCAACAATCCAGAGATTGACGTTATCTATATTGTATTGCCAACAGGCTTACATGCAGAGTACTCGGCGATCGCGGCCAATGCAGGTAAGCATGTATGGTGTGAAAAGCCGATGGCAATGACTGTTGCAGAGGCGCAGTCAATCATTAACGTGTGTAATAAAAATAAAGTAAAGTTGAGCATCGGCTACCGCATGCAGCATGAACCCAATACCCGCACGGTTATGTCATACGCAAAAACAAAGCCCTTTGGTAAAATAAATAATCTAGTCGCCAAGGCGGGCTATGCCGGTGGCGACCCTGGGCCTGATAACTGGCGCGTGAAAAGGTCTATGGGCGGCGGTGCACTTTATGATATGGGTGTTTATACACTCAATGCTGCACGCTACGTTACAGGAGAAGACCCTATCTCTGTATCAGCAAGGCACGAGGTGAAGCGTACAAAAATATTCACCGAGGTGGATGAGAGTTCTTACTTAACTCTCCACTTTCCCAGTGGTGCCATCGCTAAGTGCGCAACCAGCGTAGGCCAGAGTATGAATATCTTGCAGGCTAATTGCACAAAGGGCTGGTACAAGCTAGAGCCATTTCAGTCTTATAGTGGTGTCCGAGGGCTCACAAGCTCAGGAATACAATTAAATAAAAGAATTGCTGATCAACAAGCGACACAAATGGATGATGACGCCTTAGCAATTTTAAATAGCACACCTGTTTTAGTTCCTGGTGACGAGGGATTACGAGATATCCATATCATTGAAGGCGCGCTCAAGTCGGCTGCCAACAAATCGGCTGAAGTAAAGTTATAAATCTATAATATAATAGTTATCCAATAGCGCCGCCATAAGCTATTGGATAACGATAAAGCAGGTCTACACTGTTTAACGACTAAACCACTGCATTCCAGTAGCAAAACGATCGGGAAAGCCTTCCCAGGCAGGTGTTAATTTGCCATCTACTTTTTGCTGCGTTGCATTTTGGGGAAGTTTCAAAAATTTACAGGAAGAGGATATTTTTTTCACATGGCAATTCATCATTGCCAAAGCAAAGTGTTTGTTAACGGCATTGAGTTGCTCAGTATTCCACGATGGTTCCCAGTAATGGCCAAGGTCAAGTTCTTTCTCGCGAGCCACTTTTGGCGCAGGATGCCCAGCAATATTATGGCGAGCATTATTATAGGTTAAGAGATAGCGAGACTCAGATCCTAGGCCTTCAAAAATAGACTGAATACTCTTATGGCCTGCGATATCATCTTGATCACCAGAAATAAACAGTGACGGAACCCTTACTTTTGACAAAGCATCTTTGCTGAAAATAGATAACTCGCCTCCCCAAGGAGCAATTAATATGGCAGCTTTCAGCCTGGCATCAACCTTAACATTGTCATACTGGCCTCCCGCACAGCTATTCAATAATTGACGCATTTGCTGCTGTTGCGCGCTGTCTTGAACGCCGCTCAAACGCGCTATCACTGGGAGGCTAAAATCAAAACACCCACCGATGGAATTGATCGCTCCATAGCCTCCCATCGAGTAACCAATAATGGCAGATAACTTAGCATCTGTTATCTTTGTCAAATCATGGTTATTTTTAGAAAAGTAATCCATAACAAAATACTGATCTCGCGAACGATTGTACAAAGTACTTAAAAACCCGCTAAATGGTGCTTTGATCATATCAACATCAATATTTCTTGAATCAGTATGATCAATAGATGCAACAACATAACCGTGAGAAGCCAAATGCTCTCCCAGATAAAACATAAGTGAGCGGTAGCCGGTATAACCGTGCGACAAGATAACGAGAGGAAACTTTTTATTTTTAGCCGCTTCGGCGTCGCGGTAAGCCTGCCCTAGAATGGAGAAAGGCTTATGAGTTCGGGTGACGTTCTCATAGCTCGCCCGATGTTTATTTTTTACATTACTAGCAGGATACCAAACTTCTAATACGAGTTTTCTATCGCTATTTTTTTGGCTTGAAACATCCAGCTGCTGAGGATTAACGACATTTATTGTGCGGACACCCACATCGTACTCTCCCCTCTGTGACAACCGAGGAAAAACCTCATTGCTAATTCCCACATATACATCTTCGGGTATCAACGTTGTATCAGATTTTTTTCCAGCACTAGCTAGAGCCGAAAACAAAAACAAAGTTATAAAAGCACAGTATCGGATTAATAATGTCATCCCACTTTCCTTCACTATTCATGAACATTGAGTAAAGATCACATTTTAGTCGCCTTCTCAAACGATTGCATTAACGATTTATAACAATATGAATAGCTTAAATCTTTCGATATACCTAGGTATCGATAACCCAAACTACACTATTCTTATCGAGGACTCGATTACTGAGATAACGATATGCTTTAATTCATAACACGTTTAGCTTCTTCAAAGAGTTTTTCAACAGCGGGATGTTTTATCTTACGCTCCGGTGAAATACCGTAATATCTTTCTTTAATATTCTCTACTCTCCCTACGACCTCAACTGCAAATTGCTCTAACACAAAAGTTTCAATGCTCGTGGGCGTGCAAAATACTCCCAATCCATCCTGGCCAAAAAACTTCATCAACGCACTATCATCAAATTCCGCTACAACGTGTGGGTGAATACCTTCTGTTTCAAACCAAGTAACCAGGTTATTTTTCTGCGCAGAGCGATCGCTTGGCATTAGGAAGTTCATATCTGTAAGAGAATGGGGAAAGTCTTTTCTTGCTTTTTTAGCCAATTTTTTTTCTGCAAAAAAAGTGAAACCAGACTCTCCCAAATAATGGCTGTAGGCCTTAACACCAACACGAGGAGGAAGAGGCCTATCGGAAACAATTAGATCTAAATGATTTAAAGCCATATCTGCCAGTAATAAGTCAAAATCTCCCTCACGGCTAACTAGGCGAACACTTTGCTCTAAGTTAAAGCATTGTTTCAATAGATCAAAAGCGAAAACTTTGGGTATAACATCAATAATACCAACATTAAAAGTTATTTCATGACCTTGCTGATTCGACGAGAGAACACTTGCTAATTCATTTCCTAAACCAAAGATATCCTCAGCATAGCTATACACTATATGCCCGGTTTCATTTAAAGAAAGGCGCTTGCCAGTTCTATCAAATAATTTAATTCCCAGATAACTCTCCATAACAGCTATCTGACCACTCACAGTTTGCGCTGTTACATTAAGACGCTTTGCGCCCTTTGCGATACCACCTTCTTTTGCTACCGTATAAAAGTAGAAAAGATGATTGTAGTTAATTTGCTTCAACATTATTTAGTCAACCTTACAAATAAGATTTATTTTCATCTCGTTTCAATTCAGAACCTAGTTTTAGAACCTGGCTCGACTTTAGGCCGATACGACAAAATGGCAATTCCATATTTTTTCTACTAGTATATAGTTATAAGCTAAAACAGCTATCAGGTTTAAACTGATAAAAATTAAAGTTATTTCGAATATACTTGTTAATAACTTCAGTGTACAGTGCTAAGGCATGCTGACACGAATATACTTGTGATTGCACCATTCATTATGATTAAAGTATTGAAGGAAAAGTTTCAACATGATGCTTCTGGAGGTGTACTACTCGCCATAGCTGCCGTTGCGGCCCTAATTCTTGCCAACTCACCTGCGCACGATTTTTATCAAGGAGTTTTAGAAATTCCAGTAGTAGTGGCTGCAGGCGATTTTGAAATAGCCAAACCGCTTCTGCTTTGGGTTAACGATGGCATGATGGCGCTTTTTTTTCTCTTAGTTGGCTTAGAGATAAAACGTGAACTATTAAATGGGCATTTGTCATCACTAGACCAAATCGTCCTGCCTGGTATTGCGGCTATTGCTGGCATTATTTTCCCCGCAGTGATTTTTTCAGCATTTAATTACAATGACCCAATCGCTATTAAAGGTTGGGCAATTCCTTCAGCAACAGACATCGCCTTCGCTATTGGCGTTTTCACATTATTTGGCTCACGCCTACCCATTACACTTAAGCTATTTTTGCTGACTGTTGCAATCTTTGACGACATAGGCGCAATTGTTATTATTGCTTTATTTTATTCACAAGAATTATCTACAGCCTCATTAGCTATCGCATTTTGTGGTTTGCTGGGGCTCTTGATATTAAATCGCTTATCTATCAACAGTGTGGCCGCTTATATTCTTCTCGGCACAGTTGTCTGGGCAGCGGTTTTAAAATCAGGTGTCCACGCTACCTTAGCAGGGTTTTTAATAGCCTGGTTTATCCCACTAAAACAACTTAACAAACACGGTAAACCTATGCTGCCAGCGTTGGAGCAGGAGTTGTATCCTTGGGTATCGTTCCTTATTTTACCCACTTTTGCATTTGCCAATGCTGGTGTTAGTTTTATTAATACTAGCGTTGCTGAACTGTTAAATCCGATAACTGTGGGTATCGCACTTGGACTTTTTGTTGGTAAGCAAGTAGGTATTTTTGGACTTTGCTGGATTGTAGTTAAAAGCAAACTAGCAGTGTTACCAAAAGGCGCGACCTGGGTACAACTCTATG
Protein-coding regions in this window:
- the nhaR gene encoding transcriptional activator NhaR → MLKQINYNHLFYFYTVAKEGGIAKGAKRLNVTAQTVSGQIAVMESYLGIKLFDRTGKRLSLNETGHIVYSYAEDIFGLGNELASVLSSNQQGHEITFNVGIIDVIPKVFAFDLLKQCFNLEQSVRLVSREGDFDLLLADMALNHLDLIVSDRPLPPRVGVKAYSHYLGESGFTFFAEKKLAKKARKDFPHSLTDMNFLMPSDRSAQKNNLVTWFETEGIHPHVVAEFDDSALMKFFGQDGLGVFCTPTSIETFVLEQFAVEVVGRVENIKERYYGISPERKIKHPAVEKLFEEAKRVMN
- a CDS encoding Gfo/Idh/MocA family protein, with product MTKLSRRNFISIVSSSAVVSASTIYSRDIFALSKKEKLGVALVGLGYYSRDLLAPSMQLTQHCELKGIVTGSPHKIPVWQKKYGIPDSNVYSYETMHQIANNPEIDVIYIVLPTGLHAEYSAIAANAGKHVWCEKPMAMTVAEAQSIINVCNKNKVKLSIGYRMQHEPNTRTVMSYAKTKPFGKINNLVAKAGYAGGDPGPDNWRVKRSMGGGALYDMGVYTLNAARYVTGEDPISVSARHEVKRTKIFTEVDESSYLTLHFPSGAIAKCATSVGQSMNILQANCTKGWYKLEPFQSYSGVRGLTSSGIQLNKRIADQQATQMDDDALAILNSTPVLVPGDEGLRDIHIIEGALKSAANKSAEVKL
- a CDS encoding alpha/beta hydrolase family protein — translated: MTLLIRYCAFITLFLFSALASAGKKSDTTLIPEDVYVGISNEVFPRLSQRGEYDVGVRTINVVNPQQLDVSSQKNSDRKLVLEVWYPASNVKNKHRASYENVTRTHKPFSILGQAYRDAEAAKNKKFPLVILSHGYTGYRSLMFYLGEHLASHGYVVASIDHTDSRNIDVDMIKAPFSGFLSTLYNRSRDQYFVMDYFSKNNHDLTKITDAKLSAIIGYSMGGYGAINSIGGCFDFSLPVIARLSGVQDSAQQQQMRQLLNSCAGGQYDNVKVDARLKAAILIAPWGGELSIFSKDALSKVRVPSLFISGDQDDIAGHKSIQSIFEGLGSESRYLLTYNNARHNIAGHPAPKVAREKELDLGHYWEPSWNTEQLNAVNKHFALAMMNCHVKKISSSCKFLKLPQNATQQKVDGKLTPAWEGFPDRFATGMQWFSR
- the nhaA gene encoding Na+/H+ antiporter NhaA → MIKVLKEKFQHDASGGVLLAIAAVAALILANSPAHDFYQGVLEIPVVVAAGDFEIAKPLLLWVNDGMMALFFLLVGLEIKRELLNGHLSSLDQIVLPGIAAIAGIIFPAVIFSAFNYNDPIAIKGWAIPSATDIAFAIGVFTLFGSRLPITLKLFLLTVAIFDDIGAIVIIALFYSQELSTASLAIAFCGLLGLLILNRLSINSVAAYILLGTVVWAAVLKSGVHATLAGFLIAWFIPLKQLNKHGKPMLPALEQELYPWVSFLILPTFAFANAGVSFINTSVAELLNPITVGIALGLFVGKQVGIFGLCWIVVKSKLAVLPKGATWVQLYGVSLLCGIGFTMSLFIGTLAFENQDLSYLASVKIGVLLGSLASAVLGGWIIAKAKTNKLKTNKLTP